The sequence below is a genomic window from Thalassomonas haliotis.
AACCGCTATATTTGGGATACAAAAAGGTTAATATCGCCGATAGCGCCCACCAGGCCACCGCCAGCCAGAGTAACAACTGCACCGGCTCTTGCAGGGTATCTTTATCCAGCCACAATTGCTGTGGCGGCAGGAAATGCCAGATAGCACTGATGAGTAACACGTTTGTCAGCACAAACAATAACCGGCGGACCTTTTGGTCGAAGCCCATTAACGGCCCCCATTCCCAGGCGCCGATTGACATGATAAGCAGCAGCAGACCGGCAAATAAATTCAACGGCAGATAAAATATCGCCGCAATAGCCGATGGCGCCAGCACTAATGCAGTTAAGACTCTTTGCTTTAACAAGCTATGATCCTTTTATTTATTTTGTTGTTTAACCTGTTGGCCCGTCTGGCCATATCGCCGTTCCCGATCCTTGAATGCGCTCAACGCCGACTCAAATTCCTGCTCATTAAAATCAGGCCACAGGATATCGGTAAAATAAAACTCGGCGTAGGCCGCCTGCCACAGTAAAAAATTACTGATGCGGTAATCACCGCCGGTGCGGATCAATAAGTCCAGTTCAGGTTGTTGATAGAGACTGGTATGGGCATCCAGGCTGGCCTCGGTAATATCTTCAAGAGCCATTTCCTGGTTGGCCACCTTGGCGGCAAGCTGTTTTGCCGCCTGGGCGATATCCCAGCGTCCGCCATAATTGGCGGCAACAGACAGCACCAGTCCGGTATTGTCTTGGGTCAGAGCCTCGGCCGAATGTATTTTTTCTTGTAATTTTTCGGAAAAGCGGCTGACATCGCCGATAACTTTAAAGCGAATATCGTGCTTATGTAAGCGTTTAACCTCGCGGGTTAACACAAACATAAATAAGTCCATCAGTACACTGACTTCTTTTTCCGGCCGCTGCCAGTTTTCGCTGCTAAAGGCAAATAAGGTTAACGCCTTAACGCCCAGTTTTCTTGCCGTAGAGACGGCGGCCCGAACCGACTCGACCCCGGCTTTATGACCGGCGACACGAGTTTTTCCGCGTTGTTCTGCCCAGCGCCCGTTACCATCCATAATAATGGCAACATGCTTGGGGACACATGTATTGTGATTAGCTAAATCGTTCAAACTACTCACTCTTCTTAGCAAAATAAAAGTCCGTAATACAAAAAGACGCCGTAGTGATTATCTACGGCGTCTGTCAATAAGCAATGGAAACCTTATATTTCCATTAATTCTTTTTCTTTATCGGCTAATACGTCATCAACTTGCTTAATAAATGAGTCGGTGATCTTCTGGATCTCATCTTCCGCCTGACGATGTTCATCTTCACTGATTTCTTTGTCTTTTAACAAGGCTTTAAAATCAGAGTTGGCATCACGGCGGATATTGCGGATAGCAATTTTGCCGTTTTCGGCTTCCCCTTTAACCACTTTTACCAGGTCTTTACGACGCTCTTCGGTCAGCGGCGGCAATGGGATACGGATCAAAGTACCGTTAGAAGCAGGGTTCAGACCTAAGTCTGATTTTAAGATGGCTTTCTCAACCGCCCCGATCATGCCCTTGTCAAACACTGTGATTGCCAGGGTACGGGCATCAGGAATAGAGATGTTGCCCACCTGGTTCAGGGGAGTCGCCATACCGTAATAATCAACAGAAATATTATCCAGCAGAGACGCGTGTGCCCGGCCGGTTCTCACTTTATTTAAATTATTTTTTAATGCTTCGATGCTCTTAGCCATACGCTCTTTAGCATCTTGTTGAATTTCATCTATCACTTTAATATTCCTTAAAACCAATAATTAGCCTAAATTTTCAGCATGATCGATTGTTGTGCCTTCATCATTGCCCATGATCACGGCTTTTAATGCCCCCGGCTTATTCATATTGAAAACACGGATCGGCATATTATGGTCACGCGCCAGGGTAAAAGCGGCTAAATCCATCACTTGCAATTCTTTTTCTAACACTTCCTGATAGGTCAGGTGGTTATATAGCTCGGCATCGGGATTTTTCATCGGATCATCTGAATAGATGCCGTCAACTTTTGTGGCTTTAAGTACCGCATCGGCTTCTATTTCAATACCGCGCAAACAGGCGGCAGAGTCCGTGGTAAAAAACGGGTTGCCGGTACCGGCACTGAAAATGACCACCCGGCCGGATTTTAACAAACTGATGGCGCTGGCCCAGTTATAAGTGTCACAGACACCGGCTAAATCGATAGCCGACATCAAGCGGGTATTGACAAATGCCCGGTGCAAGGCATCGCGCATCGCCAGACCGTTCATCACAGTTGCCAGCATGCCCATTTGATCACCAACAACCCTGTTCATACCGGCATCGGCCAAGCCCTTGCCCCGGAATAAATTACCACCACCGATCACGAGTCCGACCTGGATGCCCATTTCGATTAATTCTTTGATTTCCTGAGCCATGCGGTCAAGAATTTTAGGATCGATACCGAATCCTTCTTCACCCATCAGGGCTTCACCACTGAGTTTTAACAGAATACGACGAT
It includes:
- the uppS gene encoding polyprenyl diphosphate synthase; translated protein: MLLRRVSSLNDLANHNTCVPKHVAIIMDGNGRWAEQRGKTRVAGHKAGVESVRAAVSTARKLGVKALTLFAFSSENWQRPEKEVSVLMDLFMFVLTREVKRLHKHDIRFKVIGDVSRFSEKLQEKIHSAEALTQDNTGLVLSVAANYGGRWDIAQAAKQLAAKVANQEMALEDITEASLDAHTSLYQQPELDLLIRTGGDYRISNFLLWQAAYAEFYFTDILWPDFNEQEFESALSAFKDRERRYGQTGQQVKQQNK
- the frr gene encoding ribosome recycling factor, encoding MIDEIQQDAKERMAKSIEALKNNLNKVRTGRAHASLLDNISVDYYGMATPLNQVGNISIPDARTLAITVFDKGMIGAVEKAILKSDLGLNPASNGTLIRIPLPPLTEERRKDLVKVVKGEAENGKIAIRNIRRDANSDFKALLKDKEISEDEHRQAEDEIQKITDSFIKQVDDVLADKEKELMEI
- the pyrH gene encoding UMP kinase, coding for MSINPKPSYRRILLKLSGEALMGEEGFGIDPKILDRMAQEIKELIEMGIQVGLVIGGGNLFRGKGLADAGMNRVVGDQMGMLATVMNGLAMRDALHRAFVNTRLMSAIDLAGVCDTYNWASAISLLKSGRVVIFSAGTGNPFFTTDSAACLRGIEIEADAVLKATKVDGIYSDDPMKNPDAELYNHLTYQEVLEKELQVMDLAAFTLARDHNMPIRVFNMNKPGALKAVIMGNDEGTTIDHAENLG